In the genome of Ammospiza nelsoni isolate bAmmNel1 chromosome 7, bAmmNel1.pri, whole genome shotgun sequence, one region contains:
- the UBXN4 gene encoding UBX domain-containing protein 4, producing the protein MWFGGSVPAAIAAAKERSSVFVVFVAGEDEQSTEMAARWEDEKVTEAASDGFVAIKIDTKSEACLQFSQIYPVVCVPSSFFIGDNGIPLEVIAGSVSVEELVTRIHKVKQMHTGKGRPVENGSQAAAPCPCSQSDGAPESAESRAGLCDSAEALMPETLASSAGNDEANSAQASQETTNSADEQANDAQPVNDLTLKVERLTKKLEERREEKRKEEEQKEIKKEIERRKTGKEMLEYKRRQEEELTKRMLEERNREKAEERAARERIRQQIAMDRAERAARFAKSKEEAEAAKAAALQAKQAEIEARKEAAQRERSAIARIQFRLPDGSSFTNQFPSEARLEEARQFAAQTVGNTYGNFSLATMFPRREFTKEDYGKKLLELELAPSASVVLLPAGRPATSVVQASGSDLWKFLGTILYPLLAVWRFISNFLFTSPPPSQPSVRSAHQQEHSAPSASGSLEQSRQAVRKRVVEKRGEDFKKEGKIYRLRTQDDGEDENNTWNGNSTQQM; encoded by the exons ATGTGGTTCGGCGGCTCCGTCCCCGCCGCCATCGCCGCCGCCAAGGAGCGCAGCTCCGTCTTCGTCGTGTTCGTGGCAG GTGAAGATGAACAATCTACTGAGATGGCTGCAAGGTGGGAAGATGAGAAGGTGACTGAAGCTGCATCAGATGGTTTTGTTGCTATTAAAATTGACACCAAAAG tGAAGCATGCCTGCAGTTTTCTCAAATTT ATCCTGTGGTGTGTGTCCCATCCAGCTTTTTTATAGGAGACAATGGAATCCCTTTGGAAGTCATTGCTGGCAGCGTTTCTGTGGAAGAGCTCGTTACCAGAATCCATAAAGTCAAACAG ATGCACACGGGGAAAGGGCGGCCTGTGGAGAACGGCAgtcaggcagctgctccctgtccctgctctcagtCTGATGGTGCTCCAGAAAGTGCAGAATCCAGAGCAGGGCTTTGTGACTCTGCTGAGGCTCTCATGCCTGAGACATTAGCATCTTCTGCTGGTAATG ATGAAGCAAATTCAGCTCAAGCAAGCCAGGAAACAACTAATTCTGCAGATGAGCAAGCAAATGATGCTCAGCCTGTGAATGATCTTACACTCAAAGTAGAAAG GTTAACAAAAAAGCTTGAAGAAAGAcgagaagagaaaaggaaagaagaagaacag aaggaaattaagaaagaaattgaaagaaggaaaactggCAAAGAAATGTTGGAGTACAAAAGACGACAGGAAGAAGAACTGACCAAACGCATGTTGGAGGAAAGGAacagagaaaaggcagaagagaggGCTGCTAGAGAGCGCATAAGGCAACAGATTGCAATG GATCGTGCTGAGAGGGCAGCTCGCTTTGCAAAGTCgaaggaagaagcagaagctgcaaaagctgcagctcttcaggctAAACAGGCTGAAATAGAGGCCAGAAAAGAGGCAGCTCAAAGGGAGCGAAG TGCAATAGCCAGGATTCAGTTCCGCCTCCCCGATGGATCTTCCTTCACCAACCAGTTCCCATCTGAAGCACGGCTAGAAGAAGCCAGGCAGTTTGCTGCACAG ACGGTTGGTAACACTTACGGCAATTTTTCACTGGCAACAATGTTTCCCAGGAGGGAGTTTACCAAAGAAGATTATGGAAAGAAGTTACTGGAACTCGAGTTGGCACCCAGTGCTTCAGTAGTGCTGCTGCCG GCGGGAAGACCTGCGACTTCTGTTGTTCAGGCTTCGGGCAGCGATCTGTGGAAGTTCTTGGGCACAATCCTTTACCCCCTCCTAGCGGTTTGGAGATTCATCAGCAACTTCCTGTTTACGAGCCCACCCCCCTCGCAGCCCTCTGTGAGATCAGCTCACCAGCAGGAGCActcggctccctcagcctcGGGCAGCCTCGAGCAAAGCAG GCAAGCAGTCAGGAAACGAGTAGTGGAAAAGCGGGGGGAAGACTTcaaaaaagaaggcaaaatatATAGACTGAGGACTCAAGATGATGGAGAAGATGAAAACAATACTTGGAATGGAAATTCTACACAACAAATGTAG